In a genomic window of Candidatus Binatia bacterium:
- a CDS encoding HAMP domain-containing protein — MTETPIAPRNGKLLLSVVSRWHESLKWRIAYTYGALIVVLGLFVVALVYQSMSHAARTQIDRRIAAIAGDLSDAAAGLTAERELPELRALVARYGRLDGVAYVFVENRTGGVRAHSLKSFPLYLQQPVSPGERGEFQFLQQRYDGENVYEARAPILNGQWGSVHLGFWSAAVDEEVRGTVLPVVALVAAAVIASLILVFLLAHGIIHPIRQLTDAAGKISTGDLETPIFSESKDEVGELARSLERMRASLKAAIWRLSRAN, encoded by the coding sequence ATGACGGAGACGCCGATTGCGCCGAGGAACGGGAAACTGCTTCTCTCAGTCGTTTCGCGCTGGCATGAAAGTTTGAAGTGGCGGATCGCCTACACCTATGGCGCCTTGATCGTCGTTCTAGGATTGTTCGTCGTGGCGCTGGTCTATCAGTCCATGAGCCACGCGGCGCGCACGCAAATCGATCGCAGGATCGCGGCGATCGCGGGCGATCTGAGCGATGCGGCCGCGGGATTGACCGCGGAAAGAGAGTTGCCCGAGCTGCGCGCGCTGGTTGCCCGGTACGGCCGTCTCGACGGAGTGGCGTATGTATTCGTGGAGAATCGCACCGGCGGCGTGCGGGCCCATAGCTTGAAATCATTTCCGCTTTATCTTCAGCAGCCGGTCTCGCCCGGGGAGCGCGGAGAATTCCAATTTCTCCAGCAGAGGTATGACGGGGAAAACGTTTATGAAGCGCGCGCGCCGATCCTAAACGGCCAATGGGGCTCCGTCCATCTGGGTTTTTGGAGCGCGGCGGTGGATGAAGAGGTGAGGGGGACGGTGCTTCCGGTAGTGGCGCTGGTCGCCGCCGCGGTGATTGCCAGCTTGATCCTCGTCTTTCTCCTGGCGCACGGCATCATCCATCCTATTCGCCAGCTCACCGACGCTGCCGGCAAAATCAGCACCGGCGATTTGGAGACGCCGATCTTCTCGGAGTCCAAAGACGAGGTCGGCGAGTTGGCCCGCTCGCTCGAACGAATGCGGGCAAGTCTGAAGGCCGCGATCT